In Rhodamnia argentea isolate NSW1041297 chromosome 4, ASM2092103v1, whole genome shotgun sequence, the following proteins share a genomic window:
- the LOC125314547 gene encoding disease resistance protein L6-like isoform X2: MASTSGSGKSATQYDVFLSFRGPDTRNNFTDVLYGTMVRQGIVAYRDSEELHAGDRIDDLLRAVGNSKICIPVFSRGYASSPWCLRELARMMELYESTGKPEILPIFFDVSASDVKLKTELYVKDLDKYEQRAGGDSKERWEAALRKAGQIVGWEVQGKP; encoded by the exons ATGGCATCAACCAGTGGTTCCGGCAAGTCCGCGACCCAGTACgacgtgttcctgagcttcagagggCCCGACACTCGCAACAACTTCACCGACGTCCTCTACGGGACTATGGTCCGCCAGGGGATCGTTGCCTACAGAGACAGCGAAGAGCTCCACGCCGGTGACCGGATCGACGATCTCCTCAGAGCAGTCGGCAACTCCAAGATCTGCATACCGGTCTTCTCCAGAGGCTACGCTTCGAGCCCTTGGTGCCTCCGTGAGCTCGCTCGTATGATGGAGCTCTATGAATCGACCGGGAAGCCGGAGATCCTACCCATCTTCTTTGACGTCTCGGCCTCTGACGTCAAGCTCAAGACGGAACTGTACGTGAAGGACTTGGACAAGTACGAGCAGAGGGCCGGAGGCGACAGCAAGGAACGGTGGGAGGCGGCTCTGAGAAAAGCGGGTCAGATCGTAGGATGGGAAGTACAAGGGAAACC TTGA
- the LOC125314547 gene encoding disease resistance protein L6-like isoform X1, with the protein MASTSGSGKSATQYDVFLSFRGPDTRNNFTDVLYGTMVRQGIVAYRDSEELHAGDRIDDLLRAVGNSKICIPVFSRGYASSPWCLRELARMMELYESTGKPEILPIFFDVSASDVKLKTELYVKDLDKYEQRAGGDSKERWEAALRKAGQIVGWEVQGKP; encoded by the coding sequence ATGGCATCAACCAGTGGTTCCGGCAAGTCCGCGACCCAGTACgacgtgttcctgagcttcagagggCCCGACACTCGCAACAACTTCACCGACGTCCTCTACGGGACTATGGTCCGCCAGGGGATCGTTGCCTACAGAGACAGCGAAGAGCTCCACGCCGGTGACCGGATCGACGATCTCCTCAGAGCAGTCGGCAACTCCAAGATCTGCATACCGGTCTTCTCCAGAGGCTACGCTTCGAGCCCTTGGTGCCTCCGTGAGCTCGCTCGTATGATGGAGCTCTATGAATCGACCGGGAAGCCGGAGATCCTACCCATCTTCTTTGACGTCTCGGCCTCTGACGTCAAGCTCAAGACGGAACTGTACGTGAAGGACTTGGACAAGTACGAGCAGAGGGCCGGAGGCGACAGCAAGGAACGGTGGGAGGCGGCTCTGAGAAAAGCGGGTCAGATCGTAGGATGGGAAGTACAAGGGAAACC